From the genome of Methylomonas sp. UP202, one region includes:
- a CDS encoding glycosyltransferase family 2 protein: MSHKVSVIIVNWNGDRFLERCLSTLLVQSIMPHEIILVDNASSDASLNIVQYFSTVKLLPQNENLGFARGNNLAINIISPDSEWIALLNPDAFPNPDWLERLLAAADSYPEVSVFASLQMCDDNAEVIDGAGDSYHVSGLVWRDHHGGLISPMDRENKPVFSPCAAAALYRRQALIDVGGFDEDFFCYVEDVDLGFRLRLAGHQAMLVGDAVVRHVGSASTGRQRSDFCVYHGHRNLVWTFVKNMPGLLFWLLLPVHLALNLISVVYFSIVGQGGVILRAKYDALKGVSKMWQKRQIIQSRRIASLADIWRVLDKRILPFK, encoded by the coding sequence ATGAGCCATAAAGTTTCAGTAATCATTGTCAATTGGAACGGAGACCGTTTTCTCGAACGCTGCTTGTCGACATTGCTGGTTCAGTCAATTATGCCGCACGAGATTATCTTGGTCGACAACGCCAGTTCCGACGCTTCACTTAACATTGTACAGTATTTTTCGACGGTTAAATTATTACCGCAAAATGAAAACCTAGGTTTTGCTCGTGGGAATAATTTAGCTATCAACATCATCAGTCCTGACTCGGAGTGGATTGCTTTACTTAACCCGGATGCGTTTCCTAATCCAGATTGGCTGGAACGTCTGTTAGCTGCGGCCGATTCCTATCCTGAGGTTTCTGTATTTGCCTCTCTGCAAATGTGCGATGATAATGCGGAGGTTATTGACGGTGCAGGAGATAGTTATCATGTTAGCGGGTTGGTTTGGCGCGATCATCATGGTGGATTGATTTCTCCAATGGATCGAGAGAATAAGCCCGTTTTTAGTCCTTGTGCTGCAGCCGCATTATATAGACGGCAAGCCTTGATCGATGTTGGAGGGTTCGATGAAGATTTTTTCTGTTATGTCGAGGATGTGGATTTAGGATTTCGATTGCGTTTAGCCGGACATCAGGCGATGTTGGTAGGGGATGCTGTTGTGCGCCATGTGGGGTCTGCATCCACCGGAAGACAACGCAGTGATTTTTGTGTATATCATGGCCACCGTAATTTGGTTTGGACATTCGTTAAAAATATGCCGGGGTTGTTGTTTTGGTTGTTGTTACCAGTCCATCTTGCGCTTAATTTAATATCCGTCGTTTATTTTTCAATCGTCGGACAAGGGGGAGTGATTCTCCGTGCAAAATATGATGCTTTGAAAGGTGTGTCTAAGATGTGGCAAAAAAGACAAATTATTCAAAGCAGGCGTATTGCCTCGCTAGCCGATATTTGGCGGGTCTTGGATAAGCGTATTTTACCTTTTAAGTAA
- a CDS encoding HAD-IB family hydrolase, giving the protein MAKVAFFDFDGTLTRRDSLLPFLRLVAGTPRFVGRMALLSPVLAAYAINLIRNDVAKERVLSYFLEGMEQKSLQRLGANFANERLPDMLRLAGVERLRWHQDQGHTCVLVSASLDVYLTPWASKIGFDDWITSSLEIDDAERIIGRLNGGNCFGEKKVHRIRDWLANKEFSYSYAYGDSSGDIPMLSLVNEGYLLNDGEFSLIHQVKRP; this is encoded by the coding sequence ATGGCTAAGGTTGCTTTTTTTGATTTCGATGGGACTCTTACTCGGCGCGATTCTTTGCTTCCATTTTTGCGATTGGTAGCTGGTACCCCCCGCTTTGTCGGACGTATGGCGTTATTAAGCCCTGTGTTAGCAGCTTACGCAATCAATTTGATAAGAAATGATGTGGCTAAAGAACGGGTTCTTTCTTATTTCCTTGAAGGCATGGAGCAAAAATCACTACAGCGCTTAGGTGCGAATTTTGCGAATGAGCGATTGCCGGACATGTTGCGTCTGGCAGGTGTTGAGCGGTTACGTTGGCATCAAGATCAAGGTCACACATGTGTTTTGGTTAGTGCCTCACTCGACGTTTATTTGACACCTTGGGCTAGTAAAATTGGTTTTGATGACTGGATTACTTCCAGTTTGGAAATTGATGATGCAGAGCGAATAATTGGAAGATTGAATGGCGGTAATTGCTTTGGCGAAAAGAAAGTGCATCGCATTAGAGATTGGCTGGCGAACAAAGAATTTTCGTATTCGTATGCGTATGGTGACAGTAGCGGCGATATACCCATGTTATCCCTTGTTAATGAAGGATACCTATTAAACGATGGGGAGTTTTCTTTGATTCATCAAGTAAAGAGACCTTAA
- a CDS encoding glycosyltransferase family 4 protein: MKFLLTVHQFYPEYFSGTEVLTYSVARELLARGHEVAVFTGYPARELMTDARRFDKYEINGIQVYRFYHGFVPMGQQQVVSEIEYNNQLAASYFKGLLNELAPDIVHFFHFSRLGAALVDVIRQLDISAYYTPTDFWAVCPTSQLLLADGQTCLGPTSQGGNCIKHVAMITHWRHYSSIVHYLPDGMIDKIAVLAKSGLNINFPFSREIAALSGRKHFNIERLNALQGIVAPTKLMADVLTSNGVKPELITQSAYGINITGFEDFNRSYSVDRSVTIGYIGTLAPHKGCHILIDAFTRLERCGMSLKIYGNPKEFPEYVAGLYSTAKGNDSIEFCGTFPNNQIADVLSGIDILVVPSVWYENTPLVVYSALAAKCPVIASDFPGMSEVVRDGWNGLLFEPSNSIALADCFKRLYQEPTLLISLSDNCQSPKSIATYVDELLDLYEKKQHAPKFPLVGQQELDAYIPANQGGYVVGWASIGANAPKRIGLISNNQEIGKTTQFLPRPDVRDGLRNSGVKIDAINLGFIINLTQTVDGDLTFLQIEAMDGNTYCVPYESLQIGQSVFLESQLWLGLDQEYLIRNIIE, encoded by the coding sequence TTGAAATTTCTTCTTACGGTCCATCAATTTTATCCCGAATATTTTTCCGGTACAGAAGTGCTGACCTATAGTGTCGCGCGGGAATTATTGGCTCGTGGTCACGAAGTAGCAGTATTTACGGGCTATCCAGCGCGGGAATTGATGACTGATGCGCGACGTTTTGATAAATACGAAATTAATGGCATACAGGTATACCGTTTTTATCATGGATTTGTGCCAATGGGGCAGCAGCAGGTTGTGTCAGAAATTGAATATAATAATCAATTGGCGGCGTCTTATTTTAAAGGTCTACTCAATGAATTAGCGCCAGATATTGTCCATTTCTTTCATTTTTCAAGGCTTGGTGCAGCGTTGGTTGATGTAATTAGGCAGTTAGACATCTCCGCTTATTACACACCAACCGATTTTTGGGCGGTGTGTCCCACCAGTCAATTGTTACTTGCAGATGGTCAAACATGCTTAGGCCCCACATCTCAAGGCGGTAATTGTATCAAGCATGTGGCTATGATTACACATTGGAGACACTATTCCTCTATTGTTCATTATTTGCCCGATGGCATGATAGATAAGATCGCTGTCCTTGCAAAATCAGGTCTTAATATAAATTTCCCTTTCAGTCGTGAGATTGCAGCACTTAGTGGCAGAAAACACTTTAATATCGAACGGCTTAATGCTCTTCAAGGTATCGTTGCTCCAACAAAACTAATGGCTGATGTTTTGACAAGCAATGGGGTGAAGCCGGAACTGATTACGCAATCAGCTTATGGTATCAATATTACAGGATTCGAAGATTTCAATCGTTCGTATTCTGTCGATCGCTCTGTCACAATTGGATATATTGGCACTCTCGCTCCTCATAAGGGATGTCATATTCTGATTGATGCATTCACAAGGCTAGAACGTTGTGGAATGTCTTTAAAAATTTATGGCAACCCCAAGGAGTTTCCTGAATATGTGGCTGGCTTATATTCAACTGCAAAGGGTAATGATTCTATTGAGTTTTGTGGAACTTTTCCGAATAATCAAATAGCTGATGTTTTGTCGGGTATTGATATTTTGGTTGTGCCGTCTGTTTGGTACGAGAATACTCCGCTGGTTGTCTATTCAGCTTTGGCGGCTAAATGTCCGGTGATTGCCTCTGATTTTCCGGGAATGTCAGAAGTGGTGAGAGATGGATGGAATGGTCTGTTATTCGAGCCGAGTAACAGTATAGCGCTTGCCGACTGTTTTAAACGGTTGTATCAAGAGCCTACGTTGCTGATTAGCTTGAGCGATAATTGTCAATCTCCGAAATCCATCGCTACTTACGTCGATGAACTGCTTGATCTGTACGAGAAGAAGCAGCATGCGCCTAAATTTCCACTGGTGGGACAACAAGAGCTTGACGCCTATATACCAGCTAACCAGGGAGGTTATGTCGTTGGTTGGGCAAGCATCGGTGCAAATGCACCAAAGCGAATTGGTTTGATCAGTAATAATCAAGAAATAGGTAAGACAACACAATTTTTGCCTAGGCCTGACGTTCGAGATGGATTAAGAAATTCTGGTGTGAAGATTGACGCGATTAATTTGGGGTTCATTATTAACCTTACTCAAACAGTAGATGGCGATTTAACTTTCTTACAGATTGAGGCCATGGATGGTAACACGTATTGCGTTCCCTATGAATCGCTCCAGATTGGGCAATCTGTTTTTCTTGAAAGCCAGTTATGGCTTGGGTTGGATCAAGAATACTTAATACGGAATATCATAGAATGA
- a CDS encoding glycosyltransferase, protein MIHSDGNSLLCSIVIPTKNGGALFKSVIQKLATQKLWSQVELIVIDSGSTDDTVDIARASGARVFEISAEEFNHGATRDFGISLATSEHVILLVQDAVPYDNELINAMLAPFGDSEVAGVYARQLPQLNADSLTKRNLNCWLTGRTTAEVRKMKSLEWYESLEPIEKYFFCNFDNVCSSIRKSVWKEHKFGNISFGEDIDWAERILKSGKKIVYEPKAVVVHSHERSIAYEFKRTYVCHRKLFQLFGLQLVPNLWIAMRSWPNHIWQDAKYIESQEDELPKKLRVLIKIPILSLLSVLAQYYAAKDEMASKVRKINGV, encoded by the coding sequence ATGATTCATTCTGATGGTAATTCTTTACTTTGCTCTATCGTTATACCCACAAAAAATGGCGGCGCTCTTTTTAAGAGTGTCATTCAGAAATTAGCCACTCAAAAACTTTGGTCGCAAGTTGAATTAATTGTCATCGACTCTGGATCGACGGATGATACTGTTGATATCGCCCGTGCGTCGGGCGCAAGAGTATTTGAAATTTCAGCCGAGGAGTTTAATCATGGTGCGACACGCGATTTTGGAATATCGCTTGCCACAAGCGAGCATGTCATTCTTCTGGTTCAGGATGCCGTTCCATATGATAATGAATTGATAAATGCAATGTTGGCACCATTTGGCGATTCAGAGGTTGCCGGAGTTTATGCTCGCCAGTTACCTCAACTGAATGCCGATTCACTCACTAAACGTAACTTAAATTGTTGGCTTACTGGGCGAACAACTGCAGAAGTTCGTAAGATGAAAAGTCTTGAATGGTATGAATCGTTGGAACCGATTGAAAAATACTTTTTCTGCAATTTTGATAATGTCTGCTCTTCCATCCGAAAATCGGTATGGAAAGAGCATAAGTTTGGCAATATAAGCTTTGGGGAAGATATTGATTGGGCTGAAAGAATACTAAAGTCCGGTAAAAAAATTGTTTATGAACCTAAAGCAGTGGTTGTGCATTCTCATGAAAGATCTATTGCATATGAGTTCAAGCGAACATATGTATGTCATCGAAAGTTATTTCAACTATTTGGATTGCAACTCGTTCCTAATTTGTGGATAGCCATGAGATCATGGCCAAATCATATTTGGCAAGATGCAAAATATATAGAATCTCAGGAAGATGAATTGCCAAAGAAGCTTCGGGTATTGATAAAAATTCCCATATTAAGTTTGTTAAGTGTTCTAGCCCAGTATTATGCTGCAAAGGATGAAATGGCTAGTAAAGTTCGTAAAATTAATGGAGTTTAA
- a CDS encoding decaprenyl-phosphate phosphoribosyltransferase — translation MLHLLLKANLNLMTQLILLLRPHQYVKNSFVLLGVVFSHQWDNATLILAALAFFAFCCMASAVYVLNDILDVEEDRQHPKKRYRPIANGTIAVPTAWGLFSILTAASILLGIGAGKLMPVMLSIYLVLNLAYSLRLKHVVILDVFVISTGFMLRILGGTLGLGIAPSHWLLLCGLMLTLFLGFAKRRAELLMLESFGEYSRATTRRVLDDYSPIMLEQYIAVSAACTILSYGLYTVSDSTIALHGSDKLVYTVPFVVYGIFRYLFLLHHRQQGNDTAKDLLTDRHLLFTVLGWFVTCVVALI, via the coding sequence ATGCTGCATTTGCTCCTCAAAGCTAATTTAAATTTGATGACCCAACTAATCCTTTTGTTGCGACCTCATCAATACGTCAAGAATTCATTTGTCTTGCTCGGTGTAGTATTTTCACATCAATGGGATAATGCTACATTGATTTTGGCGGCGCTGGCTTTTTTTGCCTTTTGCTGCATGGCAAGCGCTGTTTATGTTTTGAACGATATATTGGATGTCGAGGAGGATCGTCAGCATCCAAAGAAACGCTATCGACCGATTGCCAATGGCACCATTGCGGTGCCAACCGCATGGGGACTGTTCTCTATACTGACCGCAGCGTCGATTTTGCTAGGGATTGGTGCGGGCAAATTAATGCCGGTAATGTTAAGCATATACCTTGTTCTAAATTTGGCCTATTCGCTACGGCTTAAACATGTGGTGATCTTGGATGTTTTTGTTATTTCGACCGGTTTTATGTTGCGAATTTTGGGCGGCACATTGGGATTAGGTATTGCTCCGTCCCATTGGCTTTTACTATGCGGTTTGATGCTGACTCTGTTTTTAGGCTTTGCTAAGAGGCGAGCGGAGTTGTTAATGCTAGAATCCTTCGGAGAGTACAGTCGAGCGACTACCAGGCGCGTATTAGATGATTACAGTCCGATCATGCTAGAACAATATATTGCCGTGAGCGCGGCTTGTACGATTTTGAGTTATGGCTTGTATACGGTAAGTGACAGTACAATAGCCCTACACGGTTCAGATAAACTGGTTTATACCGTACCTTTTGTGGTTTATGGTATTTTTCGCTATCTGTTTTTGTTACATCATCGCCAACAAGGCAATGATACGGCAAAAGATCTTTTAACGGATCGGCATTTACTATTTACCGTTTTGGGTTGGTTTGTCACCTGTGTTGTAGCTCTTATATGA
- a CDS encoding SDR family oxidoreductase: MIPMQRTVIFGATSAIAQEVARQLVVRGGALYCIGRNSAKLDALLADLRVRAGSGQVIGGEEADLNDLTRHESLLLSAEKALGGLDALLVAQGSLSDQKSCEVSPDLTVREFNTNALSAISILTLAANKMEAQKAGVLAAISSVAGDRGRQSNYVYGAAKGALTIFMEGLRNRLTKVGVSVVTIKPGFVDTPMTASFDKNGVLWSNPEIIARGIVIAMEKGSGEVYLPGFWRFIMLVIRHIPSRMFNKMSL; the protein is encoded by the coding sequence ATGATTCCTATGCAACGCACAGTCATTTTTGGTGCAACCTCAGCTATTGCGCAAGAGGTTGCACGGCAACTTGTTGTTAGAGGGGGGGCTCTTTATTGCATCGGTCGTAATTCTGCTAAGTTGGATGCATTGCTCGCGGATCTGCGTGTGCGGGCCGGATCAGGGCAAGTTATTGGAGGTGAAGAGGCTGATTTGAATGATCTTACAAGACACGAGAGTTTATTGTTATCCGCAGAAAAAGCATTAGGTGGTTTAGATGCGCTGCTTGTTGCACAAGGTAGTCTCTCAGATCAGAAGTCGTGCGAGGTCTCTCCGGACTTAACCGTGCGAGAATTCAATACTAATGCATTGAGTGCTATTTCTATTTTGACCTTGGCCGCTAATAAGATGGAAGCCCAAAAGGCCGGGGTTTTAGCGGCGATTAGTTCAGTGGCGGGGGATAGGGGGAGGCAGAGTAACTATGTTTATGGCGCAGCTAAAGGAGCACTCACTATTTTTATGGAGGGATTGCGCAATCGGCTAACCAAAGTCGGAGTTAGTGTAGTGACTATAAAACCTGGCTTCGTTGATACTCCAATGACGGCTTCGTTTGATAAAAATGGTGTTCTCTGGTCGAATCCAGAAATCATTGCTCGCGGCATTGTTATTGCCATGGAAAAAGGGAGCGGCGAAGTATATTTACCTGGTTTTTGGCGCTTCATTATGTTGGTAATTCGGCATATTCCATCGCGCATGTTTAATAAAATGAGTTTGTGA
- a CDS encoding FAD-binding oxidoreductase — protein MIPLSWNRWPRVDHRKIISVNDRSVPLPFCEGSLLAHGNGRSYGDVCLNEAGNLLMTRGLNRFMVFDRTTGRLQCESGVLLKEILDLVVPQGWFLPVTPGTRFVTVGGAIANDVHGKNHHSAGTFGHYVCSLELLRSDGQRLLCGQEENKQWFAATVGGLGLTGLITWAELQLMPISNAFMWVQPRRFSSLSEFWAINEEAEQRWPYTVAWIDCLSGTKDNVRGILSGGAHAPAQAELPCFKEKSRHMPLTPPLSLVNSLSLRAFNAFYYHQPIKSGITLDHFVPYFYPLDGLLDWNRVYGRRGFFQYQCVLPLESSRDGISKLLRRIGASGQGSFLAVLKTFGSKPSAGMLSFPREGATLALDFPNLGEATHRLFQELDAVVRDAGGALYPAKDARMPSDLFRAGYPLWERFSTFVDPGFSSSFWRRVNS, from the coding sequence ATGATTCCATTATCCTGGAACCGCTGGCCTAGGGTTGATCATCGCAAAATCATTTCTGTCAATGATAGGTCGGTTCCCTTGCCATTTTGTGAAGGAAGCTTGCTCGCTCATGGTAATGGTAGAAGTTATGGCGATGTTTGTTTAAACGAAGCAGGTAATTTGTTGATGACTCGCGGGCTTAATCGCTTTATGGTTTTCGACCGGACAACTGGGCGTTTACAATGTGAGTCAGGTGTTTTGCTCAAAGAAATACTGGATCTAGTAGTTCCGCAGGGTTGGTTTCTTCCAGTAACACCTGGCACCCGTTTTGTTACGGTCGGTGGGGCAATTGCCAATGATGTGCATGGCAAAAATCATCATTCAGCTGGGACATTCGGCCATTATGTATGTAGTCTGGAGTTACTTAGATCAGACGGTCAGCGTTTGCTTTGTGGTCAAGAGGAAAATAAGCAATGGTTCGCTGCTACAGTTGGAGGGCTTGGTCTAACCGGATTGATAACATGGGCAGAATTACAGTTGATGCCAATCTCCAACGCTTTTATGTGGGTTCAGCCTCGTCGTTTTTCTAGTTTGAGTGAGTTTTGGGCTATCAATGAAGAAGCTGAACAGCGTTGGCCTTATACCGTAGCATGGATAGATTGTTTGTCCGGTACTAAGGATAATGTGCGAGGAATTTTAAGTGGTGGTGCACATGCGCCTGCTCAGGCTGAATTACCTTGTTTCAAGGAAAAATCACGCCACATGCCTTTAACTCCTCCGCTGTCTTTGGTTAATTCGTTGAGTCTACGTGCCTTCAATGCCTTTTATTACCATCAGCCTATCAAATCAGGGATAACTTTAGATCACTTTGTACCCTATTTCTATCCATTAGATGGATTGTTGGACTGGAATCGTGTTTATGGACGTAGAGGTTTTTTTCAATATCAATGCGTGCTTCCACTAGAAAGTAGCAGAGATGGGATATCGAAGCTTCTGCGTCGAATTGGAGCGAGCGGGCAAGGATCGTTCTTGGCTGTTTTGAAGACATTTGGCTCTAAACCTTCTGCTGGTATGTTGTCATTTCCTCGCGAAGGGGCGACGCTAGCGTTAGACTTTCCAAACTTGGGAGAGGCAACCCATCGCTTATTTCAGGAACTTGATGCAGTTGTACGAGATGCAGGTGGAGCGCTCTATCCAGCTAAAGATGCACGTATGCCTTCTGATTTATTTCGCGCTGGTTACCCGCTTTGGGAAAGATTCAGTACTTTTGTTGATCCCGGTTTTTCATCCAGCTTTTGGAGAAGAGTAAATTCATGA
- a CDS encoding NAD-dependent epimerase/dehydratase family protein → MNNPKRCLVLGGRGFIGSHLVDALLVRGHFVRCFDRPHIAPLPEAQISDANFELFEGDFVSDADISEAVDSCEVCFHLISTTLPKSSNADPIFDVESNVVGSLRLLSHLVRSGTKKIIFVSSGGTVYGMPTQLPILETHSTNPMCSYGITKLTIEKYLGLFKELHGLDYTVLRIANPFGERQRTHASQGAIAVFLGKVLRGEPVEIWGDGSVIRDYIHIDDVIDALLAALNHSTSQNTFNIGSGCGHSLNEVLDAIERVTRRTANRHYLPGRPFDVPKSVLSIQSAEDELEWVPRIKFADGLRRFANWIEKNEGLQK, encoded by the coding sequence ATGAATAATCCTAAGCGTTGCCTGGTCCTTGGTGGTCGTGGTTTTATTGGGTCTCATTTGGTTGATGCCTTGTTGGTTCGTGGTCACTTTGTACGTTGTTTCGATAGGCCACATATAGCACCTCTTCCAGAAGCACAGATTTCGGATGCCAATTTTGAACTGTTTGAAGGCGATTTCGTCAGTGACGCCGATATCTCCGAAGCTGTTGATAGCTGCGAAGTTTGTTTTCACCTAATTTCCACGACTTTGCCTAAATCTTCCAATGCCGATCCTATATTCGACGTCGAGAGCAATGTTGTCGGCTCGTTACGCTTACTATCCCATTTGGTTCGGTCGGGCACCAAAAAAATTATTTTTGTATCTTCTGGTGGCACGGTGTATGGGATGCCAACCCAATTGCCAATTCTGGAAACGCATTCTACTAACCCGATGTGTTCCTACGGCATCACTAAATTGACGATTGAAAAATATCTTGGATTGTTCAAGGAATTGCATGGACTTGATTACACGGTATTACGTATCGCCAACCCATTTGGCGAACGACAGCGGACGCACGCGAGTCAAGGTGCAATTGCAGTTTTCTTAGGTAAAGTTTTACGCGGTGAGCCAGTGGAAATTTGGGGCGATGGTTCGGTGATTCGCGATTACATCCATATTGACGACGTCATTGATGCTTTGCTGGCGGCTTTGAATCATTCTACCAGTCAAAATACGTTCAATATCGGATCTGGTTGTGGTCACAGCCTTAATGAAGTGTTGGATGCAATTGAACGAGTGACTAGGCGAACTGCGAATCGCCATTATTTGCCGGGCAGGCCATTTGATGTACCTAAAAGCGTTCTGTCGATTCAGAGTGCGGAAGACGAGTTAGAGTGGGTCCCTCGCATTAAATTTGCAGATGGTTTGAGACGATTTGCTAATTGGATCGAAAAAAATGAAGGGTTGCAAAAATGA
- a CDS encoding acyltransferase — protein sequence MIVKPVRLEALTSMRFFASAAVVFLHSRPFFETTKNLYAEAPLHYGVTFFFVLSGFILTYVYRDLQPVARVDFWIARIARIWPAHIFALCLFLLLIPSEQWTWDGANVPAVTMSNLFLLQSIIPIPEYYFSYNGVSWSVSTEVFFYVAFPYLIINFSSTWLRKLLLSMSIVLIILSVSCLFDLPSFSPDKFLDVTSHGMIYISPLTRILEFIIGMAAASFVIECRWINIICKFNNKWVIYTLFEVLALLLALYMATYLSRVAGAFGGKLETPLVTWVMHSSGAIFFAVLIAVISMQKGLISSFLKYRLFVVFGEISFSLYLIHQVLIRFYVSNIGLFYNVPDLFRVFIYWLLCLMFSFIIWRFFEVPVREYLRTSLSKIYHAAFAPQS from the coding sequence ATGATTGTGAAACCAGTTCGGCTTGAAGCGCTAACTTCTATGCGGTTCTTCGCATCCGCCGCTGTCGTGTTTTTGCATTCAAGACCATTTTTTGAGACAACCAAGAATTTGTACGCAGAAGCGCCGCTGCATTATGGCGTTACTTTTTTTTTCGTACTTTCAGGTTTTATTCTAACTTATGTTTATCGTGATTTGCAGCCAGTTGCTAGGGTTGATTTCTGGATTGCTAGAATTGCCCGTATTTGGCCTGCGCATATTTTCGCATTATGTTTGTTTCTACTGTTGATTCCCTCTGAACAGTGGACTTGGGATGGGGCAAATGTTCCTGCTGTCACTATGTCAAATCTCTTTTTATTACAATCAATTATTCCTATACCAGAATATTATTTTTCTTACAATGGTGTGTCTTGGAGTGTTTCAACAGAGGTTTTTTTCTATGTTGCGTTTCCGTACTTGATTATTAATTTTTCTAGTACATGGTTGCGAAAGCTGCTGTTATCAATGAGCATTGTTTTAATTATTTTGTCTGTGTCTTGCTTGTTTGATTTGCCGTCTTTTTCGCCTGATAAGTTTTTGGATGTTACATCTCATGGCATGATATATATCAGTCCATTGACAAGAATATTGGAATTTATTATAGGTATGGCTGCTGCGAGTTTTGTGATTGAATGTCGTTGGATAAATATTATTTGCAAATTTAATAATAAATGGGTGATTTATACTTTATTTGAAGTGTTGGCCTTGTTGTTGGCTTTATATATGGCTACATACTTAAGTCGTGTTGCTGGAGCGTTTGGTGGTAAACTGGAAACGCCGCTGGTTACCTGGGTGATGCATAGTTCTGGTGCGATATTTTTCGCCGTTTTGATTGCTGTAATATCGATGCAAAAGGGTCTTATATCTAGTTTTCTTAAATATAGGTTGTTTGTGGTTTTTGGTGAGATTTCATTTTCTCTTTATTTAATTCATCAGGTTTTAATTAGATTTTATGTGAGTAATATTGGGTTGTTTTATAATGTTCCTGATTTATTTAGAGTTTTTATTTATTGGTTGTTGTGCTTGATGTTTTCTTTTATCATATGGAGATTTTTCGAGGTTCCTGTAAGGGAGTATTTGCGGACATCCTTGTCGAAGATTTATCATGCTGCATTTGCTCCTCAAAGCTAA
- a CDS encoding lysylphosphatidylglycerol synthase transmembrane domain-containing protein: MSELLLSGWRYRAVIISIVIAALAYLGFSLWAGFNDVMAALLQVGAVGVLLMLGLSLTNYFLRFLRWQLYLRSLGYQVPWLVSWRIYLAGFALTTTPGKAGEALRGVFLKRWGVPYIHSLSAFLSERLSDLVAILLLALLGLSLYPQMQGIIVVGASGVMVGFLFLLLPAPIRWLACWAKRGEGYFRRFALHLSRMLNDARACHTLKMLMAATLLSIVAWMAEALAFNWMLIQLGFDVPIVFAIFVYAVAMLAGALSFLPGGLGGTETVMVGLLIWKGAGFPEAVAATVLIRLTTLWFAVILGAIALVMSRHEEKVI, encoded by the coding sequence ATGAGTGAGTTACTACTTTCTGGTTGGCGTTACCGGGCCGTTATCATCTCTATTGTTATAGCAGCTTTAGCTTATTTGGGGTTTTCCTTATGGGCAGGCTTTAATGATGTCATGGCTGCATTGTTACAGGTTGGTGCGGTCGGCGTATTATTGATGTTGGGATTATCTCTCACTAACTATTTCTTGCGTTTTTTGCGATGGCAGTTGTATTTGCGTTCATTGGGTTACCAAGTGCCTTGGCTGGTCAGTTGGCGTATTTATCTCGCCGGTTTTGCGTTAACCACAACCCCTGGCAAAGCAGGTGAGGCATTGCGAGGAGTTTTTTTAAAAAGGTGGGGAGTTCCTTATATCCACAGTTTGTCGGCATTTTTAAGTGAACGATTATCTGATCTGGTAGCTATCCTATTATTAGCTTTGCTTGGCCTTAGCCTATATCCTCAAATGCAGGGCATTATTGTAGTTGGAGCTAGCGGGGTTATGGTTGGATTCCTTTTTTTATTGTTGCCTGCACCTATCAGATGGTTAGCATGCTGGGCGAAAAGGGGAGAGGGGTATTTTCGGAGATTCGCTTTACATCTTTCCAGGATGCTGAATGATGCTAGGGCTTGCCATACACTGAAAATGCTCATGGCTGCAACTTTACTGAGTATTGTTGCTTGGATGGCGGAAGCTTTAGCTTTTAATTGGATGTTAATTCAGTTGGGATTTGATGTGCCGATAGTTTTTGCGATTTTTGTCTACGCAGTTGCGATGCTTGCCGGGGCACTGAGTTTTTTGCCAGGTGGATTGGGTGGTACAGAGACAGTGATGGTGGGTTTATTGATCTGGAAAGGGGCCGGATTCCCTGAAGCGGTGGCCGCTACCGTTTTGATTCGACTGACGACTCTTTGGTTTGCCGTCATTCTTGGTGCAATTGCACTTGTGATGAGCCGTCACGAAGAGAAAGTTATATGA